A section of the Alphaproteobacteria bacterium genome encodes:
- a CDS encoding folate-binding protein: protein MSEVSQIVPLPARGLLRLTGPDRVTFLDNLVSNDITTLAADRAVYATLLTPQGMFLHDFLIVANGEALVLDCERERAEDLKTRLLRYRLRSKVDISDESAERDVAALLNATDGAIPNAGADTLVYRDPRHPDLGHRVIFPAGTINDVAARLGASVTDFDLYETRRLSHGVPDGSRDMAVGKALLLEHGIDRLNGIDWDKGCYMGQELTARTRYRANIRKRLMTIRADAPLPPSGTPVMAGDQTAGEMKSSTNGIGLALLRLDSLPDPSSDDAPLTADGMRLEVFDHGSTG from the coding sequence ATGTCCGAGGTCAGCCAAATCGTTCCCCTCCCTGCCCGGGGCCTGCTGCGCCTGACCGGCCCGGACCGTGTCACCTTCCTCGATAATCTCGTTTCCAACGACATCACCACGCTGGCGGCCGACCGGGCGGTGTACGCCACATTGCTGACCCCGCAGGGCATGTTCCTTCATGATTTTCTGATCGTGGCCAACGGTGAGGCGCTCGTCCTCGATTGCGAGCGCGAGCGGGCCGAGGACCTGAAAACACGGCTCTTGCGCTACCGGCTTCGATCGAAGGTCGATATCTCGGACGAGAGCGCCGAGCGCGACGTGGCGGCACTCCTCAATGCGACCGACGGCGCCATCCCGAACGCGGGCGCGGACACCCTTGTGTACCGCGATCCACGTCATCCGGACCTGGGACACCGGGTGATTTTTCCCGCCGGCACGATCAATGACGTCGCCGCCCGGCTGGGCGCGTCGGTCACCGATTTCGACCTTTACGAAACGCGTCGCCTGAGCCATGGCGTGCCCGATGGCAGCCGCGACATGGCGGTCGGCAAGGCGCTCCTTCTGGAACATGGGATCGACCGCCTCAACGGCATCGACTGGGACAAGGGCTGCTACATGGGTCAGGAGTTGACGGCCCGAACGCGCTATCGCGCCAATATCCGCAAGCGGCTGATGACGATTCGTGCCGATGCCCCGCTCCCGCCGTCGGGAACGCCGGTCATGGCCGGAGATCAGACCGCGGGCGAGATGAAATCATCCACGAACGGGATCGGCCTCGCCCTGCTGCGGCTCGACTCCCTGCCGGACCCGTCTTCGGATGACGCCCCCCTGACAGCCGATGGTATGCGGCTCGAAGTTTTTGATCATGGATCGACCGGATGA
- a CDS encoding Hpt domain-containing protein, with translation MSESSQAIPPDGRAATEDRDRLAEAEESVAALAAQYPNWVGQEIARARDVLGDRAGNLSPDETGRLFGVVHDIKGQGGSFGYPLISEIAGMLCELLRAGPVAEPRRDICLAHLEALSLVAEHRIAGPGGAAGQALVTRLRDLSSSP, from the coding sequence ATGAGCGAGAGTTCCCAAGCCATCCCGCCGGATGGCAGGGCTGCCACGGAAGACCGGGACAGGCTGGCGGAGGCCGAGGAATCTGTCGCGGCGCTGGCGGCCCAATATCCGAACTGGGTCGGGCAGGAAATTGCCCGGGCGCGGGATGTGCTGGGCGATCGCGCCGGCAACCTGTCGCCCGACGAGACCGGACGGCTTTTCGGCGTCGTACACGATATCAAGGGCCAGGGCGGCAGCTTCGGCTATCCATTGATCAGTGAAATCGCGGGCATGCTGTGCGAATTGCTGCGCGCGGGCCCGGTGGCCGAGCCGCGGCGCGACATCTGTCTCGCCCATCTCGAGGCATTGTCACTCGTGGCCGAGCACCGCATCGCCGGGCCGGGCGGCGCGGCCGGGCAGGCACTCGTCACCCGGCTGCGCGATCTGTCATCATCCCCCTAG
- the ppdK gene encoding pyruvate, phosphate dikinase: MTKWVYSFGDGAAEGMAGLRELLGGKGANLAEMSNLGLPVPPGFTITTEVCTYFYDHDRSYPDDLAEQVNESLALVERRTGAKFGDASNPLLVSVRSGARASMPGMMDTVLNLGLNDETVEGLARHSGDERFAYDSYRRFITMFGDVVLGVPHHVFEEELQLHKADKGFDLDTELSAGDWKHLIGIYKEKIQQELGEPFPQDVRDQLWAAIGAVFKSWMNQRARTYRRLHNIPAEWGTAVNVQAMVFGNMGGDCATGVAFTRDPSTGKKEFYGEFLVNAQGEDVVAGIRTPQHLTVAGRKSNGSDLPAMEEVMPDVFGQLVEVRAQLEKHYRDMQDIEFTVQKGTLYMLQTRNGKRTAAAALKIAVDMVEEGLISREEAIKRIDPASLDQLLHPTLDPKAERQVLGRGLPASPGAASGRIVFSSDDAEARTARGEAVILARIETSPEDIHGMHAARGIFTTRGGMTSHAAVVARGMGRPCIAGAGEFRISYADATMTIGDTVLKAGDMVTLDGEKGELLLGEVPMVKPDLSGNFAQIMEWADSVRRLRVRTNAETPRDAEVAREFGAEGIGLCRTEHMFFQDDRILAMREMIMAENVQGRRKALDKIEPMQRQDFVELFEIMSGLPVTIRLLDPPLHEFLPHTDEEMENLARATEKSVDEVRQRAIRLKEANPMLGHRGCRLGITYPEIYEMQARAIFEAASDVIKKGKDKVLPEIMVPLVATRRELDILKEVIDKAAQDARSQTGVKVDYLVGTMVELPRAALAADHIAETAEFFSFGTNDLTQTTLGLSRDDAQNFMEAYLQKGIFGTDPFVTLDIDGVGQLVRIAAERGRAARDGLKLGICGEHGGDPTSIYFCERVGLDYVSCSPYRVPIARLAAARAALEESSEPVDA; this comes from the coding sequence ATGACGAAATGGGTCTACAGCTTTGGCGATGGCGCGGCCGAGGGGATGGCGGGGCTGCGCGAACTGCTGGGCGGCAAGGGCGCCAATCTGGCGGAGATGAGCAATCTCGGTCTGCCGGTGCCGCCGGGCTTCACCATCACCACCGAGGTGTGCACCTATTTCTATGATCACGATCGCAGCTATCCCGACGATCTTGCGGAGCAGGTGAACGAGTCTCTCGCACTGGTCGAGAGGCGCACCGGCGCCAAATTCGGTGACGCTTCCAACCCCCTCCTCGTGTCCGTACGCTCGGGTGCCCGCGCCTCCATGCCTGGCATGATGGACACCGTTCTCAATCTCGGTCTCAACGACGAAACCGTGGAAGGCCTCGCCCGGCACAGCGGGGACGAGCGGTTCGCCTATGACAGCTACCGGCGTTTCATCACCATGTTTGGCGATGTTGTGCTCGGCGTGCCGCATCATGTCTTCGAGGAAGAGCTGCAACTGCACAAGGCGGACAAGGGCTTTGATCTGGACACCGAGCTTTCGGCCGGTGACTGGAAGCATCTGATTGGCATCTACAAGGAAAAGATCCAGCAGGAGCTCGGCGAGCCCTTCCCGCAGGATGTGCGCGACCAGCTCTGGGCCGCGATCGGCGCCGTCTTCAAGAGCTGGATGAACCAGCGTGCCCGGACCTACCGACGGCTGCACAACATCCCCGCTGAATGGGGAACGGCGGTCAACGTGCAGGCCATGGTGTTCGGCAACATGGGCGGGGACTGTGCGACGGGCGTCGCTTTCACACGCGACCCCTCCACCGGGAAGAAGGAGTTTTATGGCGAGTTCCTCGTCAACGCGCAGGGGGAGGACGTTGTTGCAGGCATCCGCACGCCGCAACACCTGACGGTTGCCGGCCGCAAGTCCAATGGTTCCGACCTGCCTGCAATGGAAGAGGTCATGCCGGATGTGTTCGGGCAACTGGTGGAGGTCCGCGCCCAGCTCGAAAAGCATTATCGCGACATGCAGGATATCGAGTTCACCGTTCAGAAGGGCACGCTGTACATGCTGCAGACCCGGAACGGGAAACGTACCGCGGCGGCGGCGCTCAAGATCGCGGTCGACATGGTCGAGGAAGGGCTGATTTCCCGCGAGGAAGCGATCAAGAGAATCGATCCCGCCTCCCTCGACCAGCTTCTGCATCCGACGCTCGACCCCAAGGCCGAGCGCCAAGTGCTCGGCCGCGGCCTGCCGGCGTCACCCGGCGCGGCGTCGGGCCGGATCGTGTTCAGCTCCGACGATGCGGAAGCGCGGACGGCGCGCGGCGAAGCCGTGATCCTGGCGCGCATCGAAACGAGCCCCGAGGATATCCACGGCATGCACGCGGCCAGGGGCATCTTCACGACCCGCGGCGGCATGACCAGCCACGCGGCCGTGGTGGCGCGCGGCATGGGCCGGCCCTGCATCGCGGGGGCAGGCGAATTCCGCATCAGCTATGCCGACGCCACCATGACGATAGGCGATACGGTTCTCAAGGCCGGCGACATGGTAACCCTCGACGGCGAGAAGGGCGAGTTGCTGCTGGGCGAGGTGCCGATGGTCAAGCCCGACCTCTCGGGCAATTTTGCCCAGATCATGGAATGGGCCGATTCGGTGCGCCGATTGCGTGTGCGTACCAATGCCGAAACGCCGCGCGACGCGGAAGTGGCTCGCGAATTCGGCGCCGAAGGCATCGGCCTTTGCCGGACCGAGCACATGTTCTTTCAGGACGACCGCATTCTCGCCATGCGCGAGATGATCATGGCCGAAAACGTGCAGGGACGGCGTAAGGCGCTCGACAAGATCGAACCCATGCAACGCCAGGATTTTGTCGAACTGTTCGAGATCATGTCGGGCCTGCCGGTGACCATTCGTCTCCTTGACCCGCCGCTGCACGAATTCCTGCCGCATACGGACGAGGAGATGGAAAATCTTGCCCGCGCAACCGAGAAATCGGTCGACGAGGTGCGCCAGCGGGCCATCCGGTTGAAGGAAGCGAACCCGATGCTGGGCCATCGCGGCTGCCGGCTCGGAATCACCTATCCCGAGATTTACGAAATGCAGGCGCGGGCCATTTTCGAGGCGGCAAGCGATGTCATCAAGAAGGGCAAGGACAAGGTGCTGCCCGAGATCATGGTGCCTCTTGTCGCCACCCGGCGTGAACTCGATATTCTGAAGGAGGTCATCGACAAGGCGGCACAAGATGCGAGGAGCCAGACCGGAGTCAAGGTCGACTACCTGGTGGGCACCATGGTGGAGTTGCCCCGCGCGGCGCTGGCGGCAGATCACATTGCCGAGACGGCCGAATTCTTCAGCTTCGGCACGAACGATCTGACGCAGACGACGCTCGGGCTGTCGCGCGACGATGCGCAGAACTTCATGGAGGCCTATCTGCAGAAAGGCATCTTCGGTACGGACCCCTTCGTCACCCTGGATATCGATGGCGTGGGCCAGCTCGTCCGCATCGCGGCAGAACGCGGCCGGGCGGCCCGCGACGGGCTTAAGCTCGGCATTTGCGGCGAGCATGGCGGCGATCCCACCTCGATCTATTTCTGCGAACGGGTGGGGCTGGATTACGTTTCCTGCTCGCCCTATCGGGTGCCGATCGCCCGGCTGGCCGCGGCCCGCGCCGCCCTCGAGGAATCGTCCGAGCCCGTTGACGCCTGA
- the glyS gene encoding glycine--tRNA ligase subunit beta, with the protein MAELLIELLSEEIPARMQDRAAGTFRTLVLDELAAAGLAPADPARAEALVTPRRLALVVPDLPLRQADQVIERKGPRPDSPARAIEGFLKSAGLDSIDEAELRETDKGMFYFSSRHVAGERAEKVLPGLVGAAIGGLGWPKSMRWGETDFAWVRPLLSVLALFDGKVLKGAVDLGGAAIEFTGRTSGHRFLAPGPVRVRNFRDYGEKLHNAFVMLDGKERRDFIRQSAEALARHHGLRLGAEGGLLDEVAGLVEWPVVRMGRIDSAFMDLPPEVLVTAMSKHQRYFALHTGTSRLADRFLLVSNMETDDDGAAIIAGNERVLRARLSDAKFFWDQDRRQTLASRAARLKEITFHSRLGTLDDKADRVQALAVAIARHVPGADGDRVRSAARLAKCDLTSGMVGEFPELQGVMGRYYALGDGEHAEVADAIRDHYAPQGPGDACPAAPVTVALALADKIDTLAGFFAIDEKPTGSKDPYALRRAALGVIRLILENGLRLPLDPVFGAAGASRDVASDLLGFIADRLKTGLREQGVRHDLIAAAFAARKTATDGVGAEDDLVRLLARVAALEAFLDSEAGGNLLIAYRRAMNIVRAETAKGGFTPGPVSADLLREPAERAAFEAVTAIRQPVRRALEKEDFEAAMGHLASLRPVLDVLFDEVTINATDAGLRENRLRLLSEVGGAIEEVADFSRVEGESAGSESNTGQGKRGQG; encoded by the coding sequence ATGGCTGAGCTCCTGATCGAGCTCCTGTCCGAGGAGATCCCGGCGCGCATGCAGGATCGCGCGGCCGGGACATTCCGCACGCTCGTGCTGGACGAATTGGCGGCGGCCGGTCTCGCGCCCGCTGATCCGGCCAGGGCTGAAGCACTGGTCACGCCCCGCCGTCTCGCCCTTGTGGTGCCGGACCTGCCGCTCCGTCAGGCCGATCAGGTGATCGAGCGCAAGGGGCCGCGGCCCGATTCGCCGGCCCGGGCGATCGAGGGGTTTCTCAAGTCCGCCGGGCTCGACTCGATCGATGAGGCCGAGCTTCGCGAAACCGACAAGGGGATGTTCTATTTCAGCTCCCGTCATGTCGCTGGCGAACGGGCGGAAAAGGTCCTGCCCGGCCTTGTCGGCGCGGCCATCGGCGGGCTCGGCTGGCCAAAATCCATGCGCTGGGGCGAGACCGATTTCGCCTGGGTCCGGCCGCTTCTCTCCGTCCTCGCCCTGTTCGATGGCAAGGTGCTCAAGGGGGCGGTGGATCTGGGCGGCGCGGCGATCGAATTTACCGGCCGGACATCGGGTCACCGGTTTCTTGCGCCCGGGCCCGTCCGGGTCAGGAACTTCCGGGATTACGGCGAAAAGCTGCACAACGCCTTCGTCATGCTCGACGGCAAGGAGCGGCGTGACTTCATCCGGCAATCGGCCGAGGCGCTGGCCCGACATCACGGCCTTCGGCTTGGCGCGGAGGGCGGACTTCTCGACGAGGTGGCGGGCCTGGTCGAATGGCCCGTCGTGCGGATGGGCCGGATCGATTCCGCGTTCATGGATCTGCCGCCCGAGGTGCTGGTCACCGCCATGAGCAAGCACCAGCGCTATTTCGCCCTGCATACCGGGACGAGCCGGCTGGCCGACCGGTTTCTCCTGGTCAGCAACATGGAAACCGACGATGACGGCGCCGCCATAATCGCGGGGAACGAGCGCGTGCTCCGCGCGCGGCTGTCCGACGCCAAGTTCTTCTGGGATCAGGACCGGCGCCAGACACTCGCGAGCCGGGCCGCGCGGCTCAAGGAAATCACCTTTCACTCCCGCCTCGGCACGCTCGACGACAAGGCGGACCGCGTGCAGGCGCTGGCCGTCGCCATCGCCCGCCATGTACCGGGCGCCGACGGGGATCGGGTGCGCTCCGCCGCGCGGCTTGCCAAATGCGATCTGACCAGCGGCATGGTGGGCGAGTTTCCGGAACTCCAGGGCGTCATGGGGCGCTATTACGCCCTCGGTGACGGCGAACACGCAGAAGTGGCGGATGCGATCCGCGATCATTACGCGCCACAGGGGCCCGGTGATGCCTGCCCCGCGGCTCCCGTCACCGTGGCTTTGGCGCTGGCCGACAAGATCGACACGCTGGCGGGATTCTTCGCCATCGACGAGAAGCCGACGGGCTCAAAGGATCCTTACGCACTGCGCCGGGCGGCGCTCGGCGTGATCCGGCTGATCCTCGAAAACGGGCTGCGCCTGCCGCTTGACCCCGTCTTTGGGGCGGCCGGCGCCAGCCGCGACGTGGCCAGCGATCTGCTCGGGTTCATTGCCGACCGTCTCAAGACCGGGCTGCGCGAACAGGGCGTTCGCCACGACCTGATCGCCGCTGCTTTCGCGGCCCGAAAGACGGCGACGGATGGCGTCGGGGCGGAAGATGATCTGGTCCGGCTGCTTGCCCGCGTCGCCGCCCTCGAGGCGTTCCTCGACAGCGAGGCCGGGGGCAACCTCTTGATTGCCTATCGCCGGGCGATGAATATCGTGCGTGCGGAAACGGCCAAGGGTGGCTTCACGCCAGGCCCCGTCTCGGCCGACCTGCTCCGGGAGCCGGCGGAAAGGGCGGCCTTCGAGGCGGTGACGGCAATCCGTCAGCCGGTCCGGCGGGCGCTCGAAAAGGAGGATTTCGAGGCCGCGATGGGGCATTTGGCGAGTCTCAGGCCGGTACTTGATGTGCTATTTGATGAGGTGACGATCAACGCCACCGATGCCGGCCTTCGGGAAAACCGGCTGCGCCTGCTGAGCGAGGTGGGCGGGGCTATCGAGGAAGTGGCCGACTTCTCCCGGGTGGAAGGAGAATCGGCCGGTTCTGAAAGCAACACGGGTCAGGGAAAAAGAGGTCAGGGATGA
- a CDS encoding glycine--tRNA ligase subunit alpha — protein sequence MAQKSRETAPKAGGKADDFQSLILRLASFWADQGCVLLQPYDMEMGAGTFHPATTLRALGPKPWRAAYVQPCRRPTDGRYGDNPNRLQHYYQFQVVLKPSPDDAQALYLDSLRHLGIDPLAHDIRFVEDDWESPTLGAWGLGWEVWCDGMEVTQYTYFQQVGGFECKPVTVEYTYGLERLAMYIQGVENVYDLDWNGQGITYGDVFKRGEREFSHYNFEQADTEALIRHFADAEGECAKLVKAGLALPAYDQCIKASHTFNLLDARGVISVAERQSYILRVRELARACCRLWLESETGTGNG from the coding sequence GTGGCCCAGAAATCGAGAGAAACCGCCCCGAAAGCCGGGGGAAAGGCGGATGATTTCCAGTCGCTCATCCTGCGTCTGGCAAGCTTCTGGGCCGATCAGGGCTGCGTGCTGCTCCAGCCTTACGACATGGAGATGGGGGCGGGCACGTTTCATCCGGCGACCACCCTGCGGGCCCTCGGCCCCAAGCCCTGGCGCGCCGCCTATGTCCAGCCCTGCCGCCGGCCGACAGACGGGCGGTATGGCGACAATCCCAACCGGCTCCAGCATTACTACCAGTTCCAGGTGGTGCTGAAGCCGTCTCCGGACGATGCCCAGGCCCTCTACCTCGACAGTTTGCGCCATCTCGGGATCGACCCGCTGGCCCATGACATCCGCTTCGTCGAGGATGACTGGGAAAGCCCCACGCTGGGGGCATGGGGGCTCGGCTGGGAGGTCTGGTGCGACGGGATGGAAGTCACGCAGTACACGTATTTCCAGCAGGTGGGCGGGTTCGAGTGCAAGCCCGTGACGGTGGAATACACTTACGGGCTCGAACGCCTCGCCATGTATATCCAGGGGGTCGAGAATGTCTACGATCTGGACTGGAACGGGCAGGGCATCACCTATGGCGACGTCTTCAAGCGGGGCGAGCGTGAATTCTCTCACTACAATTTCGAACAGGCCGACACGGAAGCACTGATCCGCCACTTCGCCGACGCCGAGGGGGAATGCGCCAAGCTGGTAAAGGCCGGCCTGGCCCTGCCGGCCTATGATCAGTGCATCAAGGCCAGCCACACCTTCAATCTTCTGGATGCGCGTGGCGTGATCAGCGTGGCGGAGCGTCAAAGCTATATTCTGCGCGTGCGCGAGCTGGCGCGCGCCTGTTGCCGGTTGTGGCTCGAATCGGAAACCGGGACGGGCAATGGCTGA
- a CDS encoding S49 family peptidase, whose amino-acid sequence MVTTAENALGRLWGRGRPLVTVLRLSGAIGQGSRLRQALSMQSLSSTIEKAFRPSRLTAVALQVNSPGGSPVQSSLIAARIRQLAREKDVPVLAFAEDVAASGGYWLATAGDEIFADRNSIIGSIGVVFSGFGFPELLARMGVERRLHVAGENKGMLDPFRPEDARDVAHLREIQKRVHEDFIRHVRERRGRRLKGADDVVFSGAFWSGGQALDLGLIDGIGDMTSVLKSRFGDKVRIKPVGGSRALFRRPTFTGARAAGGGVGEPGLWADQLLAAVEERALWGRFGL is encoded by the coding sequence ATGGTTACAACCGCCGAAAACGCGCTGGGCCGATTGTGGGGTCGGGGCCGGCCGCTCGTCACCGTGCTGCGCCTCTCGGGGGCGATCGGGCAGGGCAGCCGCCTGCGCCAGGCCCTCTCCATGCAATCGCTGTCGAGCACCATCGAGAAGGCCTTTCGTCCCTCCCGCCTGACGGCGGTGGCGTTGCAAGTCAATTCACCGGGCGGCTCGCCGGTGCAATCCTCGCTGATCGCCGCTCGTATCCGCCAGTTGGCGCGGGAAAAGGATGTGCCGGTGCTGGCCTTCGCCGAAGATGTCGCGGCATCGGGCGGCTACTGGCTGGCCACGGCCGGAGACGAAATCTTCGCCGACCGCAATTCGATCATCGGCTCCATCGGGGTCGTCTTCTCCGGCTTCGGATTCCCAGAGCTTCTTGCCAGGATGGGTGTGGAGCGCCGGCTTCACGTCGCGGGCGAGAACAAGGGTATGCTCGACCCCTTTCGCCCGGAGGATGCGCGTGACGTGGCCCATCTCAGGGAAATCCAGAAACGCGTGCATGAGGACTTTATCCGTCACGTGCGCGAGCGCCGCGGCCGGCGGCTCAAGGGCGCGGACGATGTGGTTTTCTCGGGCGCCTTCTGGTCCGGCGGACAGGCCCTCGACCTTGGCCTGATCGACGGGATCGGCGACATGACCTCGGTCCTCAAGAGCCGGTTCGGCGACAAGGTGCGGATCAAGCCGGTAGGCGGCAGCCGGGCCCTGTTTCGGCGTCCAACCTTCACAGGTGCACGGGCCGCCGGCGGCGGGGTGGGGGAGCCGGGGCTCTGGGCCGACCAGCTTCTGGCAGCCGTCGAGGAACGCGCCCTCTGGGGCCGTTTCGGCCTCTAG
- a CDS encoding methyltransferase → MTTTDRASAAPRDTTLNGLLDNRVRLRQPRRGFRVAVDTVFLAAVVPARPGDRVLDLGCGVGGAGLCLLARSPESHVAGVEIDSEAALLARENAAGNDVAGRFEVIEGDIRDPALDLVPASFDHVMANPPYLDGQRARPSPHWRRARATVAGADGLSPWLRAAERFVRPGGSVTLIHRADRLAELLDGMTWITGRLRVFPLQPKSGRTAKRVLVQGRKSETGPTVFLPGLVLHESDGSYSAAAERVLRQGEGLDLA, encoded by the coding sequence ATGACGACGACTGACAGGGCGTCCGCCGCGCCCCGGGACACGACGCTCAACGGGCTGCTTGATAACCGGGTCAGGCTGCGCCAGCCGAGGCGCGGCTTCCGCGTGGCCGTGGATACGGTCTTTCTGGCCGCGGTGGTGCCCGCACGACCGGGCGACAGGGTGCTGGACCTGGGCTGCGGCGTGGGCGGGGCGGGGCTTTGCCTGCTTGCCCGCTCACCCGAATCGCACGTAGCGGGTGTCGAAATTGATTCCGAGGCGGCCCTGCTGGCGCGGGAAAATGCGGCCGGTAATGACGTGGCCGGGCGGTTCGAGGTGATCGAGGGCGACATCCGTGATCCGGCACTCGATCTCGTGCCCGCGAGTTTCGATCACGTCATGGCCAACCCGCCCTATCTCGACGGCCAGCGCGCAAGGCCATCGCCGCACTGGCGCCGCGCGCGCGCCACGGTGGCCGGGGCGGACGGACTCTCACCCTGGCTTCGCGCGGCGGAACGTTTCGTCCGTCCCGGGGGGAGTGTGACCCTTATCCATCGGGCCGACCGCCTGGCAGAGCTTCTCGACGGCATGACGTGGATTACCGGAAGGCTCCGTGTTTTTCCGCTCCAGCCGAAATCCGGCCGCACGGCGAAGCGTGTTCTGGTGCAGGGGCGCAAAAGCGAGACGGGGCCGACCGTGTTCCTGCCGGGACTCGTCCTGCACGAGTCGGATGGAAGCTATTCGGCGGCGGCCGAGCGCGTGCTGCGCCAGGGCGAAGGGCTCGATCTTGCCTGA
- a CDS encoding DUF2007 domain-containing protein, which produces MRAVLETTDLVRLSWAQALLQAAGIEAVVLDEHASILQGSILAIPRRLTVGDDDAARARRLLAAADPAGPDMMEAGSHDDD; this is translated from the coding sequence ATGCGCGCCGTCCTCGAAACCACCGATCTCGTTCGCCTGTCCTGGGCCCAGGCGCTGTTGCAAGCGGCTGGAATAGAGGCCGTCGTGCTGGACGAACACGCGAGTATTCTGCAAGGGAGCATCCTCGCCATACCCCGCCGGCTGACGGTCGGCGATGATGATGCCGCCCGCGCGCGCCGTCTTCTGGCGGCGGCCGATCCCGCCGGGCCCGACATGATGGAAGCGGGATCTCATGACGACGACTGA
- a CDS encoding polyprenyl synthetase family protein, translated as MAVIVNLEGGRERPATEGLQALADLTANDLKEVNRVIVNRMQSPVALIPQLAAHLVAAGGKRVRPMLTLAAARMCGYEGERHIGLAAAVEFIHTATLLHDDVVDKSALRRGLATANAVFGNKASVLVGDFLFSRSFQLMVSDGSTEVLRILSDASAIIAEGEVHQIVTSNDTETGEEAYLEVIKSKTARLFAAACRIGAVVAERPDVEADALESFGLNLGIAFQLVDDVLDFSAKQATLGKTIGDDFAEGKVTLPIILAYRRGNEEERDFWRRTIERLDQKDGDLDYAIYLMERHNSLADTVARARHYGAVARDALAIFPDAEAREALLRVVDFCIERAH; from the coding sequence GTGGCCGTCATCGTAAATCTGGAAGGCGGGCGGGAACGCCCGGCAACCGAAGGCCTGCAGGCCCTGGCCGATCTTACGGCCAACGATCTCAAGGAGGTGAACCGCGTCATCGTGAACCGGATGCAAAGCCCGGTCGCGCTGATCCCGCAGCTTGCCGCCCACCTTGTCGCCGCCGGGGGCAAGCGGGTCCGGCCGATGCTCACTCTCGCGGCGGCACGCATGTGCGGCTATGAGGGTGAGCGCCATATCGGCCTGGCCGCGGCGGTGGAGTTTATTCATACGGCGACGCTGCTGCATGACGATGTCGTTGACAAGAGCGCCCTTCGCCGCGGACTCGCGACCGCCAATGCCGTGTTCGGCAACAAGGCCAGCGTGCTGGTGGGGGACTTTTTGTTCAGCCGCTCGTTCCAGTTGATGGTGAGTGATGGCTCGACCGAGGTGCTGCGTATCCTGTCCGACGCGAGTGCGATCATTGCCGAGGGCGAGGTGCACCAGATCGTCACCTCGAACGACACCGAGACGGGCGAGGAGGCCTATCTCGAGGTCATCAAGTCCAAGACAGCCCGGCTCTTCGCCGCTGCCTGCCGGATCGGCGCCGTGGTCGCCGAGCGACCGGACGTGGAAGCGGACGCGCTGGAGAGCTTCGGGCTGAACCTGGGAATAGCCTTTCAGCTCGTGGACGACGTTCTCGACTTTTCCGCCAAGCAGGCCACGCTGGGCAAGACCATCGGCGACGATTTCGCCGAGGGCAAGGTCACGCTCCCGATCATCCTGGCCTACCGGCGCGGCAATGAGGAGGAGCGGGATTTCTGGCGTCGCACGATCGAGAGGCTGGACCAGAAGGACGGCGATCTCGACTATGCGATCTATCTCATGGAACGGCACAACTCGCTGGCCGATACCGTCGCCCGGGCGCGCCATTATGGCGCGGTGGCGCGCGATGCGCTGGCGATCTTCCCCGACGCCGAGGCCCGCGAGGCCCTGCTCAGGGTCGTGGATTTCTGCATCGAACGCGCCCATTAG
- a CDS encoding DUF427 domain-containing protein yields the protein MPKSAIFDRTHAGHVREKDGPHIVEIENSPRRVRAMFGGETIADSSRPLLVLETGCLPVYYFPRADIRMDLLVPTDHRTTCPYKGEAAYWTVKAGGRSAENAAWSYPTPIPESAALGEAIAFYWNRIDHWYEEDEEIFVHPRSPYHRVDVVQSHRHVEVVVRGEVVGESRRARFLFETGLPPRFYLPPEDLKPGILSPSETTSRCPYKGVAAYHDVTVRGETLRDLVWTYPDPIPECPAIRGLLCFYNEFVDEIRVDGVPVEKSATPWSRARAGS from the coding sequence ATGCCCAAATCCGCCATATTCGATCGCACCCATGCGGGCCATGTTCGCGAAAAGGACGGGCCTCATATCGTCGAAATCGAGAATAGTCCGCGACGGGTCCGGGCAATGTTCGGCGGCGAGACCATCGCCGATTCTTCCCGTCCGCTCCTCGTCCTCGAAACGGGCTGCCTCCCGGTCTATTATTTTCCCCGGGCCGATATCCGCATGGACCTCCTCGTGCCGACGGATCACCGCACGACCTGCCCCTACAAGGGCGAGGCCGCGTACTGGACGGTCAAGGCCGGGGGCCGTTCGGCCGAGAACGCGGCCTGGAGCTATCCGACGCCCATACCGGAAAGCGCTGCCCTCGGGGAGGCCATCGCCTTTTACTGGAACAGGATCGATCACTGGTACGAGGAGGACGAGGAAATCTTCGTACATCCCCGCTCGCCCTATCACCGCGTCGACGTGGTCCAAAGTCACCGGCATGTCGAGGTCGTCGTCCGGGGCGAGGTGGTTGGCGAAAGCCGCCGCGCCCGGTTCCTTTTCGAAACGGGACTGCCGCCGCGTTTCTACCTCCCGCCCGAGGATCTGAAACCCGGAATCCTGTCTCCCAGCGAGACGACGAGCCGTTGCCCTTACAAGGGTGTCGCCGCCTATCACGACGTGACGGTGAGGGGAGAAACGCTGCGCGATCTGGTCTGGACCTATCCCGATCCCATTCCCGAATGCCCGGCCATCAGGGGGCTGCTTTGCTTCTATAACGAGTTTGTCGACGAGATTCGGGTGGATGGTGTTCCGGTCGAGAAATCCGCAACCCCCTGGAGCCGGGCCCGGGCAGGATCGTGA